The Streptomyces sp. NL15-2K genome contains a region encoding:
- a CDS encoding type I polyketide synthase — translation MNASSPSDLDRRLARDPIAIVGLSALYPKSRDLREFWANVVSAADCIEDVPATHWDVSEHYDSDPAAPDKTYSKRGGFIPTVPFNPLEFGLPPNTLEVTDVLQLLSLVVARDLLKDAGADQDWYDPSRTGVVLGVTGANQLTQPLTARLQTPVLKEVVRSCGLTQRDAEEIAEKFKLAFAPWEENSFPGMLGNVVAGRIANRLDLGGTNMTIDAACASSLGAVKSAVSDLLEGRSDTMLVGGCDAENTIFMYMCFSKTPAFSKTGRIRPFDESADGTLIGEGIGMLALRRLSDAERDGNRIYAVLRGIGSSSDGRFKSIYAPRKEGQMTALRRAYEDADVSPDSIELFEAHGTGTAVGEATELSALTEVVSEYSKERQFAAVGSVKSQIGHTKAAAGAAGMIKLALALHHKVLPPTINVERPNPAIDWAESPFYVSAQARPWIRDPHRPERRAAVSSFGFGGTNFHVVLQEHGDGDDLRVMSPVSQVYVWHEPDMNGLVRALESGAEPRTEPAPAGHPRLALVARSDAELAELRALAVTELRAKPAEEAWSHPKGVYFRRSAAPTGKVGALFAGQGSQYVEPGRTAVLALPPLRAAFDRANAAFADHELPLSRVAFPPPAFDEDTRAAYETELRRTEYAQPAIGALAAGHFRYLSELGFAADGFLGHSFGELAALWAAGAIDDDTYVALARARGAAMAPPADPDFDAGAMAAVTASAEQVERLLAEHPELTVCNRNAPDQVVLGGATDAVERLVRAADAAGVRAVRLPVSAAFHTPFVAHAVEAFGRRVADAEIREPRQPVYANSPGASYGSDVDANRRTLVDQLVKPVQFAERVEEMYAAGFRTFVEFGPKGVLTQLVRRILGDREHFAVQLDPGPKGDAELSLKRAVAQLAVLGLPLTTEDRYVAAPPVTEPVKGMTVPLNGINHVPEAREAAYREALENGYRVARPEAAEAVPAVAETAVAKTAVAETAPAVAAGAPAAEVSPAPTAAASSAPVPVTAATAVAVRPAVPEVVPAAPPVTEDVLESELVEEERQPTPAPGNDRLSEVIADHLALHDDYLNGQLAGAQRLMGILERADEQGRVHEVFPGVATVKEHGLAIGRTHLRANEILRDLAAMELGTSAPTAPSTPVAPTEPVTPAAPAAPASPVAPAAPAVPPAPPALTALTAPAVPPAPAVPAVEPPAPARPEETAAGMPPAGPAPDESAAPAPEPPPSSGASAADVEGALLAVVSEKTGYPAEMLDLGMDLEADLGIDSIKRVEIMGVLQERFPSPTPVGPEQLAELRTLSEIVGFVLSLGGESARTQASATATATQTAPVQVVNTEDVAAALLGIVSEKTGYPAETLDLGMDVEADLGIDSIKRVEIMGVLQENFPSPTPVGPEQLAELRTLNEIVGFVLELREPGAAPAPAPASDPSTTAAAEPGPAPAAAPSADDVRAVLLDVVATKTGYPADMLDLGMDVEADLGIDSIKRVEIMGVLQENFPSPTPVGPEQLAELRTLSDIVGFVTGLSGAASGERPAPEATTAESAVTEPTAAETTAIGSAATEPAPAAAPVTAALGRGQAALVDLPVPDRLVGAYPQGAAAIVVDDGSAVAEAAAGRLVAAGWQLRVLRLPGVPQRISGGADGALSSWGANELASRLEELGTDRVHLVLGFAAADSLAWAEGVRRLAHTLLIAKHVVGPLTAAAETGERAAFVTVTQLDGAFGLGGVAEEAVPAGGVGGLLKTLAVEAPELFCRALDLTPALGAGEAADLVLEEVYDAAAGPVQVGRDGVRRVALTLGEEPAAPSADAVPLTSDDLLVVTGGGRGITARCAEALAAAHRPGVLLLGRTALGEEPEWARGLTDQGALKAAAVDQLKQAGEKPTPKRVEQLYQAVVGEREVRETLAAIRTAGSEVEYLAVDITDAAATAAALAPYRERITGVVHGAGVLADQLISAKKAAEIDRVFSVKLGGLRSVVAALPADRLRHVVLFSSVAGFFGNRGQSDYAMANEVLNSWAAAWKRSHPQSHVTSLNWGAWDSGMVSPQIKAVFKERGISLIPEDTGVRFFAEQFAPERGGDVVTVLGPTTPLSEREQAAPASPVVLERDLASLVGEPLVADHVIGDAPVLPAAAALGWAAGAVERLTGGGVAEIRDFAVHKGVIFDDSLDGSRFQLSFDPTPDGAEADVAIRSTTADGTVRPHYAARVLLGGGARPQPQRVTGLPALGDGSDAQACYSDGTLFHGESLRGLRRVLRDDESRLVIECALPEHRPAGGAFASSRYAPGTADLLLQAALVWMRRHRDTASLPMSVARAELYEALPDGEPFVVVVEPVSANGASATVDVSACAPDGRVLLRFAGLSLVSTPQLAAKFASR, via the coding sequence GTGAACGCTTCGTCCCCGTCCGACCTCGACCGCCGGCTCGCCCGAGACCCCATCGCCATCGTCGGGCTGTCCGCCCTCTACCCCAAGTCGCGTGATCTGCGCGAGTTCTGGGCGAACGTGGTCTCCGCCGCCGACTGCATCGAGGACGTCCCGGCCACCCACTGGGACGTGTCGGAGCACTACGACTCCGACCCCGCCGCTCCCGACAAGACGTACTCCAAGCGCGGCGGTTTCATCCCCACCGTCCCCTTCAACCCGCTCGAGTTCGGGCTGCCCCCGAACACCCTCGAAGTCACCGACGTCCTGCAGCTGCTGAGCCTCGTCGTGGCCCGCGACCTGCTGAAGGACGCCGGTGCCGACCAGGACTGGTACGACCCCTCCCGCACCGGCGTGGTCCTCGGTGTGACCGGCGCCAACCAGCTCACCCAGCCGCTGACCGCCCGCCTGCAGACCCCTGTCCTGAAGGAGGTCGTGCGTTCCTGCGGCCTCACGCAGCGGGACGCCGAGGAGATCGCGGAGAAGTTCAAGCTGGCCTTCGCGCCCTGGGAGGAGAACTCCTTCCCGGGCATGCTGGGCAACGTCGTCGCCGGCCGCATCGCCAACCGCCTCGACCTCGGCGGCACCAACATGACCATCGACGCGGCCTGCGCCAGTTCGCTGGGCGCGGTGAAGTCGGCGGTCAGCGATCTGCTGGAGGGGCGCTCCGACACGATGCTGGTGGGCGGCTGCGACGCCGAGAACACCATCTTCATGTACATGTGCTTCAGCAAGACGCCCGCGTTCTCCAAGACCGGCCGCATCCGCCCCTTCGACGAGAGTGCCGACGGCACCCTCATCGGTGAGGGCATCGGCATGCTGGCGCTGCGCCGGCTCTCCGACGCCGAGCGGGACGGCAACCGGATCTACGCGGTGCTGCGCGGCATCGGCTCCTCCAGCGACGGCCGGTTCAAGTCCATCTACGCCCCGCGCAAGGAGGGGCAGATGACGGCCCTGCGCCGCGCGTACGAGGACGCCGACGTCTCCCCCGACTCGATCGAGCTGTTCGAGGCGCACGGCACCGGCACGGCGGTCGGCGAGGCGACCGAGCTGTCGGCGCTGACGGAGGTGGTGTCGGAGTACTCGAAGGAGCGGCAGTTCGCCGCGGTCGGCAGCGTGAAGTCGCAGATCGGCCACACCAAGGCGGCCGCGGGCGCGGCCGGCATGATCAAACTGGCGCTGGCCCTGCACCACAAGGTGCTGCCGCCCACCATCAACGTGGAGCGGCCGAACCCGGCGATCGACTGGGCCGAGAGCCCGTTCTACGTCAGCGCACAGGCCCGCCCGTGGATCCGCGACCCGCACCGGCCCGAACGGCGCGCGGCCGTCTCGTCGTTCGGCTTCGGCGGCACCAACTTCCATGTGGTGCTTCAGGAGCACGGCGACGGGGACGATCTGCGGGTCATGTCTCCTGTGAGCCAGGTATATGTATGGCATGAACCTGACATGAACGGCCTGGTGCGGGCGCTGGAAAGCGGCGCGGAGCCGCGCACCGAGCCCGCTCCGGCCGGCCATCCCCGGCTCGCTCTCGTCGCCCGCTCCGACGCCGAGCTCGCCGAGCTGCGCGCCCTCGCCGTGACCGAACTGCGCGCGAAGCCCGCCGAGGAGGCCTGGTCCCACCCCAAGGGCGTCTACTTCCGCCGCTCGGCCGCCCCCACCGGCAAGGTGGGCGCGCTCTTCGCGGGCCAGGGCAGCCAGTACGTCGAGCCCGGCCGGACCGCGGTGCTCGCGCTGCCTCCCCTGCGGGCGGCCTTCGACCGGGCGAACGCGGCTTTCGCGGACCACGAACTCCCCCTGTCCCGCGTCGCGTTCCCGCCGCCCGCCTTCGACGAGGACACGCGCGCGGCGTACGAGACCGAGCTGCGCCGCACCGAGTACGCCCAGCCCGCGATCGGCGCCCTGGCGGCCGGCCACTTCCGGTACCTGAGCGAACTGGGCTTCGCCGCCGACGGTTTCCTCGGGCACAGCTTCGGTGAGCTGGCCGCCCTGTGGGCCGCCGGCGCGATCGACGACGACACGTACGTCGCTCTGGCCCGGGCGAGGGGTGCCGCCATGGCACCGCCCGCCGACCCGGACTTCGACGCCGGGGCGATGGCCGCGGTCACCGCTTCCGCGGAGCAGGTCGAGCGCCTGCTCGCCGAGCACCCCGAGCTGACGGTCTGCAACCGCAACGCCCCCGACCAGGTCGTGCTCGGCGGGGCCACCGACGCCGTGGAGCGGCTGGTCCGGGCGGCGGACGCGGCCGGCGTACGGGCGGTGCGGCTGCCGGTCTCGGCGGCGTTCCACACGCCGTTCGTGGCCCACGCGGTGGAGGCGTTCGGGCGGCGCGTGGCCGACGCGGAGATCCGCGAGCCGCGGCAGCCGGTGTACGCCAACTCGCCCGGTGCCTCGTACGGTTCGGACGTCGACGCCAACCGGCGGACCCTGGTCGACCAGCTCGTCAAGCCGGTGCAGTTCGCCGAGCGGGTCGAGGAGATGTACGCGGCGGGCTTCCGCACGTTCGTGGAGTTCGGGCCGAAGGGCGTGCTGACCCAGCTGGTGCGCCGCATCCTCGGCGACCGCGAGCACTTCGCCGTGCAGCTCGACCCGGGCCCCAAGGGTGACGCCGAGCTCTCGCTGAAGCGTGCGGTGGCCCAACTCGCGGTGCTGGGCCTGCCGTTGACCACCGAGGACCGTTACGTGGCCGCGCCGCCGGTCACCGAGCCGGTCAAGGGCATGACCGTACCGCTGAACGGCATCAACCACGTGCCGGAGGCACGTGAGGCGGCGTACCGCGAGGCGCTGGAGAACGGCTACCGGGTGGCTCGGCCGGAGGCCGCCGAGGCGGTACCCGCAGTGGCCGAGACCGCAGTCGCAAAGACCGCGGTGGCCGAGACCGCTCCGGCGGTGGCCGCCGGCGCGCCCGCGGCCGAGGTGTCGCCCGCGCCGACGGCGGCAGCCTCGTCCGCGCCGGTCCCGGTGACCGCCGCGACCGCTGTCGCCGTGCGGCCCGCCGTACCGGAGGTGGTGCCCGCGGCGCCGCCCGTTACCGAAGACGTCCTGGAGAGCGAACTCGTGGAAGAAGAACGCCAGCCGACACCCGCCCCCGGCAACGACCGGCTGTCCGAGGTGATCGCCGATCACCTGGCCCTGCACGACGACTACCTCAACGGTCAACTGGCGGGCGCGCAGCGCCTGATGGGGATCCTCGAGCGGGCCGACGAGCAGGGCCGTGTCCATGAGGTGTTCCCCGGCGTGGCCACCGTCAAGGAGCACGGCCTTGCCATCGGCCGCACGCATCTGCGGGCCAACGAGATCCTGCGGGACCTGGCGGCCATGGAGCTGGGCACGTCGGCGCCGACGGCACCGTCCACGCCGGTGGCTCCCACCGAGCCGGTGACTCCGGCCGCGCCGGCGGCTCCCGCGTCGCCCGTGGCCCCGGCTGCTCCGGCCGTGCCGCCCGCTCCGCCCGCTTTGACTGCTTTGACCGCGCCGGCAGTCCCGCCCGCTCCGGCGGTTCCGGCCGTCGAGCCGCCCGCTCCGGCCCGCCCGGAGGAGACCGCGGCCGGGATGCCCCCGGCCGGTCCCGCGCCGGACGAATCTGCCGCCCCCGCCCCCGAGCCGCCGCCGTCGTCCGGGGCATCTGCCGCCGACGTGGAGGGCGCGCTGCTCGCGGTCGTCTCGGAAAAGACCGGCTACCCGGCGGAAATGCTCGACCTCGGCATGGACCTGGAGGCGGACTTGGGTATCGACTCCATCAAGCGCGTCGAAATCATGGGCGTCCTCCAGGAACGCTTCCCCAGCCCCACCCCCGTCGGCCCCGAACAACTCGCCGAGCTGCGGACGCTGAGCGAGATCGTCGGCTTCGTCCTGAGTCTCGGCGGGGAGAGCGCCCGTACGCAGGCCTCGGCCACCGCGACGGCGACGCAGACCGCCCCGGTCCAGGTCGTCAACACGGAGGACGTCGCTGCCGCACTGCTCGGCATCGTGTCGGAGAAGACCGGCTACCCGGCCGAGACGCTCGACCTGGGGATGGACGTCGAGGCCGACCTCGGCATCGACTCCATCAAACGCGTCGAAATCATGGGCGTCCTCCAAGAAAACTTCCCCAGCCCCACCCCCGTCGGCCCCGAACAACTCGCCGAACTCCGCACCCTGAACGAGATCGTCGGCTTCGTCCTCGAACTCCGCGAGCCGGGCGCCGCCCCCGCCCCTGCCCCCGCGTCCGACCCAAGCACCACGGCCGCCGCCGAACCCGGCCCGGCGCCGGCAGCCGCGCCCTCCGCCGACGACGTACGCGCCGTCCTCCTCGACGTCGTCGCCACCAAGACCGGCTACCCCGCCGACATGCTCGACCTGGGGATGGACGTCGAGGCCGACCTCGGCATCGACTCCATCAAACGCGTCGAAATCATGGGCGTCCTCCAAGAAAACTTCCCCAGCCCCACCCCCGTCGGCCCCGAACAACTCGCCGAACTGCGCACCCTGAGCGACATCGTCGGCTTCGTCACCGGGCTCTCCGGTGCCGCGTCCGGGGAGCGGCCTGCTCCTGAGGCGACCACCGCCGAGTCGGCCGTCACCGAGCCGACCGCCGCCGAGACGACCGCCATCGGATCTGCCGCCACCGAGCCGGCCCCCGCCGCGGCTCCCGTCACCGCCGCGCTCGGCCGGGGCCAGGCCGCGCTGGTGGACCTGCCCGTGCCGGACCGGCTGGTGGGGGCGTATCCGCAGGGCGCGGCCGCGATCGTCGTCGACGACGGCAGTGCGGTCGCCGAGGCCGCGGCGGGCCGGCTCGTCGCCGCCGGCTGGCAGCTGCGCGTGCTGCGGCTGCCCGGCGTGCCGCAGCGGATCAGCGGCGGCGCGGACGGCGCGCTCTCGAGCTGGGGCGCCAATGAACTCGCCTCGCGCCTCGAGGAGCTGGGCACGGACCGAGTGCACCTCGTCCTCGGCTTCGCCGCCGCGGACTCTCTCGCCTGGGCCGAGGGCGTGCGCAGGCTCGCGCACACCCTGCTGATCGCCAAGCACGTGGTGGGCCCGCTGACGGCCGCCGCGGAAACGGGTGAGCGGGCCGCTTTCGTCACGGTCACCCAGCTGGACGGGGCCTTCGGTCTCGGCGGGGTCGCCGAGGAGGCGGTGCCCGCCGGAGGCGTCGGCGGTCTGCTGAAGACCCTCGCGGTGGAGGCGCCCGAACTCTTCTGCCGGGCCCTGGACCTGACGCCCGCCCTCGGTGCAGGGGAGGCCGCCGATCTGGTGCTGGAGGAGGTGTACGACGCCGCGGCCGGGCCGGTGCAGGTGGGCCGTGACGGCGTCCGCCGGGTCGCGCTGACCCTCGGCGAGGAGCCGGCCGCACCGAGCGCGGACGCCGTACCGCTCACCTCCGACGACCTGCTGGTCGTCACCGGCGGCGGACGCGGCATCACCGCCCGCTGCGCCGAGGCCCTCGCCGCCGCGCACCGTCCGGGGGTGCTGCTCCTGGGCCGTACGGCACTGGGTGAGGAGCCGGAGTGGGCCCGCGGGCTGACCGACCAGGGCGCACTGAAGGCCGCCGCCGTCGACCAGCTGAAGCAGGCGGGCGAGAAGCCGACCCCCAAGCGGGTGGAGCAGCTCTACCAGGCGGTCGTCGGCGAACGCGAGGTGCGGGAGACTCTGGCCGCGATCCGGACTGCGGGCAGCGAGGTCGAGTACCTGGCGGTGGACATCACCGACGCCGCCGCGACCGCCGCGGCCCTGGCGCCGTACCGGGAGCGGATCACCGGTGTGGTGCACGGCGCGGGCGTCCTCGCGGACCAGCTGATCTCCGCGAAGAAGGCGGCCGAGATCGATCGTGTCTTCTCCGTCAAGCTGGGCGGTCTGCGCTCGGTCGTCGCGGCGCTGCCCGCCGATCGGCTGCGGCACGTAGTGCTGTTCTCGTCGGTCGCCGGATTCTTCGGCAACCGCGGCCAGTCGGACTACGCCATGGCCAACGAGGTGCTCAACTCCTGGGCTGCCGCCTGGAAGCGGAGCCACCCGCAGAGCCACGTGACATCCCTCAACTGGGGCGCCTGGGACAGCGGCATGGTGTCGCCGCAGATCAAGGCGGTCTTCAAGGAGCGCGGGATCAGCCTCATCCCCGAGGACACCGGAGTCCGGTTCTTCGCCGAGCAGTTCGCGCCCGAGCGCGGCGGTGACGTGGTCACGGTCCTCGGACCGACCACGCCCCTGTCCGAGCGCGAGCAGGCCGCGCCCGCCTCGCCGGTCGTCCTGGAGCGGGACCTGGCGTCCCTCGTCGGCGAGCCGCTCGTCGCCGACCATGTCATCGGGGACGCGCCCGTGCTGCCCGCCGCAGCGGCCCTGGGCTGGGCGGCGGGCGCCGTCGAGCGGCTGACCGGCGGCGGCGTCGCGGAGATCCGGGACTTCGCGGTCCACAAGGGTGTGATCTTCGACGACTCGCTCGACGGCAGCCGGTTCCAGCTCTCCTTCGACCCGACACCCGACGGCGCCGAGGCCGACGTGGCGATCCGCTCGACCACTGCTGACGGGACGGTCCGTCCGCACTACGCGGCGCGGGTGCTCCTCGGCGGCGGCGCACGGCCGCAGCCGCAGCGCGTGACCGGGCTGCCCGCCCTGGGCGACGGCAGCGACGCGCAGGCCTGCTACTCCGACGGCACCCTCTTCCACGGCGAGTCGCTGCGCGGTCTGCGCCGGGTGCTGCGGGACGACGAGTCGCGCCTGGTGATCGAGTGCGCGCTGCCGGAACACCGGCCCGCGGGCGGTGCGTTCGCGAGCAGCCGGTACGCACCCGGCACCGCCGACCTGCTGCTGCAGGCCGCGCTGGTGTGGATGCGCCGGCACCGCGACACGGCGAGCCTGCCGATGTCGGTGGCGCGGGCCGAGTTGTACGAGGCGCTGCCGGACGGCGAGCCGTTCGTCGTGGTCGTGGAGCCGGTCTCGGCGAACGGTGCGTCCGCCACGGTCGACGTCTCGGCCTGCGCCCCGGACGGCCGCGTGCTGCTCCGGTTCGCGGGGCTGTCCCTCGTGTCCACCCCGCAGCTGGCCGCCAAGTTCGCGAGCCGCTGA
- a CDS encoding thioesterase domain-containing protein, giving the protein MRPPRDARPPVAQPFRTAAPGRRTVYLVHPGALPAQVHRGLADALPEGDGLTVLDLASVPEYAEAALTGGRAATTVEALADRLLTAMGPVTGPYTLAGWSFGGVLALAMSHKTPAVRCPERLVLLDSIAPTEEYQQPDDALEPDLLLGWFAMYLGAKRGRPIGLAPGRLAGRGVDDGLTVVLDTAVAAGALHPDTPLPGLRKLYDTYVDGLLRNNRLTAPHRPGPAPLPLVLVTAERSLIPDDPTLGWRPLAPQGLTLHRCPGDHYTMLSRPDSLGVIAPLLNAA; this is encoded by the coding sequence GTGCGGCCGCCGCGTGACGCACGGCCGCCGGTGGCCCAGCCGTTCCGGACAGCGGCGCCCGGCCGGCGGACCGTGTACCTCGTCCACCCCGGCGCGCTCCCGGCCCAGGTCCACCGGGGTCTGGCCGACGCGCTGCCGGAGGGCGACGGACTGACCGTGCTGGATCTGGCATCGGTCCCCGAGTACGCGGAGGCGGCGCTGACCGGGGGCAGGGCGGCGACGACCGTCGAGGCCCTGGCCGACCGGCTGCTCACCGCGATGGGGCCGGTCACAGGCCCGTACACCCTCGCCGGTTGGTCCTTCGGCGGAGTACTGGCGCTCGCGATGAGCCACAAGACACCCGCCGTGCGGTGTCCCGAGCGCCTGGTGCTCCTCGACAGCATCGCGCCCACCGAGGAGTACCAGCAGCCCGATGACGCCCTCGAACCCGATCTGCTCCTCGGCTGGTTCGCCATGTACCTGGGGGCCAAGCGGGGTCGCCCGATCGGACTGGCCCCCGGCCGGCTCGCCGGGCGCGGGGTCGACGACGGCCTCACCGTCGTACTCGACACGGCGGTCGCGGCCGGGGCCCTGCACCCGGACACCCCGCTGCCGGGGCTGCGCAAGCTCTACGACACGTACGTGGACGGGCTGCTGCGCAACAACCGCCTGACGGCCCCGCACCGGCCCGGCCCCGCACCACTGCCCCTGGTGCTGGTCACGGCCGAGCGGAGCCTGATCCCCGACGACCCCACGCTCGGCTGGCGGCCGCTCGCCCCACAGGGCCTGACCCTGCACAGATGCCCCGGTGACCACTACACGATGCTCAGCCGCCCCGACTCCCTCGGAGTGATCGCCCCGTTGCTCAACGCGGCCTGA
- a CDS encoding acyl carrier protein: MPKVTTREAEDWLIEKIAHRLGVATTEVSREVYFDELDLDSTEALILAGELENWLGFELSTTTLWYHPTVKDLAAYLAEESDRRAAAA, encoded by the coding sequence ATGCCCAAAGTGACCACTCGTGAGGCCGAGGACTGGCTGATCGAAAAGATCGCCCACCGCCTGGGCGTGGCGACCACAGAGGTCTCGCGCGAGGTGTACTTCGACGAGCTGGACCTGGACTCGACCGAAGCGCTCATCCTCGCGGGCGAGTTGGAGAACTGGCTCGGCTTCGAGCTGAGCACGACGACCCTCTGGTACCACCCGACGGTCAAGGACCTGGCGGCCTACCTGGCCGAGGAGAGCGATCGACGTGCGGCCGCCGCGTGA
- a CDS encoding AraC family transcriptional regulator gives MVDFASLPIPVVPYSPTCGRDVGLAMATLGELIERVSRDFLAAPHRLDFHQIMLVTKGTGRYSVDSGPFPCRPGTLVWTRPNQVVQSFPRPHMDAEIIMFTEAFPLRMSARTGMLDDVLRASHWQLSHHELRSFRRVVDLLHVEFQRPDDGRGEEVLKHLLAVALLRIDQMCRLRHKDTAAPALSDKNDELFLRFRRELDRSFHSTRLVEDYAAALNCSPRALSRACRAVADTSAKDLIDARVALEARRLLAHTDLPISAIARQLGFSEATNFGKFFTRRVSMSPGAFRQSEKARKQP, from the coding sequence ATGGTCGATTTCGCATCGTTACCGATCCCCGTCGTCCCCTACAGCCCCACCTGTGGGCGGGACGTCGGTCTGGCGATGGCGACCCTGGGGGAACTGATCGAGCGCGTCTCCCGGGACTTCCTTGCCGCGCCGCACCGGCTCGACTTCCACCAGATCATGCTGGTCACGAAGGGAACCGGCCGTTATTCGGTCGACTCCGGCCCGTTCCCGTGCCGTCCCGGCACGCTGGTGTGGACCCGGCCCAATCAGGTGGTCCAGTCGTTCCCCCGGCCCCACATGGACGCCGAGATCATCATGTTCACCGAGGCGTTTCCCCTGCGGATGAGCGCCCGCACGGGAATGCTGGACGATGTGCTGCGCGCGTCCCACTGGCAGCTCTCCCACCATGAACTGCGCTCGTTCCGAAGAGTCGTCGACCTGCTGCACGTGGAGTTCCAGCGGCCCGACGACGGTCGGGGCGAGGAAGTACTCAAGCATCTGCTGGCCGTGGCTCTCCTGCGCATCGACCAGATGTGCCGTCTGCGCCACAAGGACACCGCGGCCCCCGCCCTCAGCGACAAGAACGACGAGCTCTTCCTTCGCTTCCGCCGCGAACTGGACCGCTCCTTCCACTCCACCCGGCTGGTGGAGGACTATGCCGCCGCGCTGAACTGCAGTCCTCGCGCCCTGTCCCGCGCCTGCCGCGCCGTCGCCGACACCTCCGCCAAGGACCTGATCGACGCCCGGGTCGCGCTGGAGGCCCGCCGGCTGCTCGCCCACACCGACCTGCCCATCAGCGCGATCGCCCGTCAGCTGGGATTCTCCGAGGCCACCAACTTCGGCAAGTTCTTCACACGCCGCGTCAGCATGTCACCCGGTGCGTTCCGGCAGTCGGAAAAGGCACGCAAGCAGCCGTAA
- a CDS encoding IclR family transcriptional regulator codes for MTTPHSAAPERSVVDRTLSILGVFDRESPTLTLSDISRRAGLPVATAHRIVTKLHGWGALERSADGGYSIGLRLWQTAVLAPRIALTEAAQPHLLELHRQTGAAAILAIRDGVESVCLAYVPHDAQPEPRTGDPGSRLPLHVTSLGLVLLAHASERVRDEVCSGPLRGYTPATITDAGMLKRALARIRREGCARVHGTLNPGIGAVAFPVRDSRGAVVAALGVAAPGEVTLPARLMPQVRAAADAVSRCVRTEGWRLTEVGA; via the coding sequence ATGACCACTCCGCACTCCGCCGCTCCGGAGCGCTCCGTCGTCGACCGGACGCTCAGCATCCTCGGCGTCTTCGACCGTGAGAGTCCCACGCTGACGCTGAGCGACATCAGCCGGCGCGCAGGGCTGCCCGTCGCCACGGCTCACCGCATCGTCACCAAACTGCACGGCTGGGGAGCCCTGGAACGGTCCGCCGACGGCGGCTACAGCATCGGGCTGCGCCTGTGGCAGACGGCCGTCCTGGCACCGCGCATCGCGCTGACCGAGGCCGCGCAGCCGCACCTGCTCGAACTGCACCGGCAGACGGGGGCCGCGGCGATCCTCGCGATCCGTGACGGTGTCGAGAGCGTCTGCCTGGCCTACGTCCCCCACGACGCGCAACCGGAACCCCGCACCGGCGATCCGGGCAGCCGGCTGCCGTTGCACGTCACCTCGTTGGGCCTGGTCCTGCTCGCCCACGCGAGCGAGCGCGTGCGGGACGAGGTCTGCTCGGGTCCACTGCGTGGCTACACGCCTGCCACGATCACGGACGCCGGCATGCTCAAGCGCGCCCTCGCCAGGATCAGAAGGGAGGGGTGCGCACGCGTCCACGGCACCCTGAACCCCGGAATAGGCGCGGTGGCGTTCCCCGTGCGCGACAGCCGCGGCGCCGTGGTCGCGGCCCTGGGCGTCGCGGCGCCCGGCGAGGTCACCCTGCCGGCGCGGCTGATGCCGCAGGTGCGCGCCGCCGCTGACGCCGTCTCCCGGTGCGTCCGGACGGAGGGATGGCGACTGACGGAGGTCGGCGCGTGA